From Zerene cesonia ecotype Mississippi chromosome 16, Zerene_cesonia_1.1, whole genome shotgun sequence, one genomic window encodes:
- the LOC119833004 gene encoding general odorant-binding protein 72-like, protein MSVLLVILTFLITIIVCDAMTMKQIKSTGKMMRKSCQPKNNVEDEKIDAIAAGQFIEEKEVMCYIACIMKMANAIKNGKLNYEAAMKQADLLLPDEIKEPTKAAITACRKVADSYKDLCEASFHVTKCIYNENPSIFFFP, encoded by the exons ATGTCCGTTTTGCTGGTTATCCTTACCTTTTTGATTACCATCATTGTTTGTGATGCA ATGACcatgaaacaaattaaatcaactGGTAAAATGATGAGAAAATCCTGTCAGCCCAAAAACAACGTTGAAGATG aaaaaatagaTGCGATCGCCGCTGGTCAGTTTATCGAAGAAAAAGAAGTTATGTGCTACATAGCATGTATTATGAAGATGGCTAATGCG attaaaaatggAAAACTAAACTATGAAGCGGCAATGAAACAAGCTGATTTGCTTTTACCTGATGAAATAAAAGAGCCCACCAAAGCAGCTATCACTGCTTGCAGAAAAGTTG CTGACTCATATAAAGATCTTTGTGAAGCATCATTTCATGTAACGAAATGTATTTACAACGAGAATCccagtatattttttttccctTAA
- the LOC119833051 gene encoding uncharacterized protein LOC119833051 codes for MVLMFLTGNNVLSLTRQQIKNSGKLLKKTCMPKNDVSEDQVGSIDQGNFIEERNVMCYIACVYSMGQVVKNNKINHDAMIKQVDMMAPPEMKDPLKVAIAKCKGVAKKHKDICDASYWTAKCLYEADPLNFRIRKWTVFISSLNSFNTKMEQKDLSLLILFIVIACSDSMTRQQIKNAAKLIKKNCMGKNNVTEDLIGDIEKGKFIEERSVMCYIACVYQMTQIVKNNKISYEASIKQVQINYPPEMKEAMLVSIEHCRSTPKKYKDICESAYWTAKCIYEDNPENFLFA; via the exons atggttttaatgtttttaactgGAAATAACGTCTTGTCG TTGACTAGACAACAGATAAAAAACTCGGGGAAGTTGTTGAAAAAAACGTGTATGCCGAAAAACGACGTGTCTGAAG atcaaGTGGGTTCTATTGACCAGGGTAATTTCATTGAGGAAAGAAATGTTATGTGTTACATCGCGTGTGTTTATTCAATGGGCCAAGTT gttaagaacaataaaataaaccatgATGCAATGATAAAGCAGGTGGATATGATGGCTCCACCCGAAATGAAAGATCCTTTGAAGGTAGCGATAGCAAAGTGCAAGGGAGTTG CTAAAAAACATAAAGATATATGCGATGCATCTTACTGGACCGCAAAGTGCTTATATGAAGCTGATCcccttaatttta GAATCAGGAAATGGACAGTGTTTATTTCATCtttgaatagttttaatacGAAAATGGAACAAAAAGATCTTTCGCtgctgattttatttattgttatagcgTGCTCGGATTca ATGACTCGACAGCAAATTAAAAATGCCGCCAAACTTATTAAGAAGAATTGCATGGGAAAGAATAATGTTACTGAAG ATTTAATCGGAGACAtagaaaaaggaaaatttattgaagAGAGAAGTGTTATGTGTTATATAGCTTGCGTATATCAAATGACACAGATT gttaaaaataataagatcaGCTATGAAGCGTCTATAAAACAAGTGCAGATAAATTATCCTCCAGAGATGAAAGAAGCGATGTTAGTTTCCATCGAACATTGTAGAAGTACAC cGAAGAAGTATAAAGATATCTGCGAATCAGCGTATTGGACGGCTAAATGCATTTACGAAGACAACCCGGAGAATTTCTTATTtgcgtaa
- the LOC119833003 gene encoding general odorant-binding protein 72-like, which translates to MTRQQLKNSGKLMKKSCMPKNDVTEDQVGQIEQGKFIEERNVMCYVACVYTMTQVIKNNKLSYDAVIKQVDTMFPAELRDAVKAAAANCKDISKKYKDICEASYWTAKCMYDYDPKNFVFP; encoded by the exons ATGACGCGACAACAGTTGAAGAATTCTGGAAAGCTTATGAAGAAGTCATGTATGCCTAAAAATGATGTGACAGAAG ATCAAGTTGGTCAAATAGAACAAGGGAAGTTTATTGAAGAACGAAATGTTATGTGCTACGTAGCTTGCGTTTACACTATGACACAAGTC attaaaaacaacaaattgagTTACGACGCGGTAATTAAACAAGTCGACACAATGTTCCCAGCCGAGTTGAGAGATGCTGTGAAGGCTGCAGCGGCCAACTGCAAAGACATAA GTAAAAAGTATAAAGATATATGCGAAGCTTCTTACTGGACCGCAAAATGTATGTACGACTATGATCCAAAAAATTTCGTGtttccataa
- the LOC119833002 gene encoding uncharacterized protein LOC119833002: MTADQKAMIHSHFEKVGTECMKDNMISTDDISSLRAKKLPSGENVPCFLACVLKKTGTMDDKGMLQKETALELAKKVFNDDEELQLIADYLHSCSHINSEAVSDGEKGCERAMLSYKCMTENASKFGLEL; this comes from the exons ATGACAGCAGATCAAAAGGCAATGATACATTCGCATTTTGAAAAAGTGGGTACAGAATGTATGAAAGATAACATGATTTCTACGGATGATATAAGCAGCTTAAGAGCTAAGAAATTGCCAAGCGGAGAGAACGTTCCATGTTTTCTCGCATGTGTTTTGAAGAAAACTGGCACT ATGGATGACAAAGGCATGCTTCAAAAGGAAACAGCTTTAGAATTAGCGAAAAAGGTGTTCAACGATGACGAAGAACTGCAACTTATCGCAGACTATCTCCATTCCTGCTCCCAta TTAACAGCGAAGCGGTTAGTGACGGAGAAAAAGGCTGCGAACGAGCTATGCTTTCCTACAAATGTATGACGGAAAATGCTTCTAAG tTTGGCTTGGAACTATAA
- the LOC119832993 gene encoding uncharacterized protein LOC119832993, which yields MRRAICVPFHVLFILSGIILVTISNLVGCNPITNSNFNEHVREFSLKEDEINSTNVKTLLKDGIGRNTNFGPAHNLVRFKDSPDNEVSSSDYSRGFPHEHQGYRSRDYEEIPYYGYEHEYHLPSYDHSFHHGLDHHHVHEPHHLEHHRHYNHALAAKAVLWPIAGIALLGAAAALVSNPILLQLGVATGKRRKRETEEITGPDLVLPWSEDDTQSKAERKNKCYDLMQLLNNKNKLLSNKRRSTFDDNTKSMSNEQIDKNYIKIQTENTDD from the exons ATGCGGCGTGCTATATGTGTACCATTTcacgtattatttattctatccGGGATTATTTTAGTGACCATCTCGAATCTCGTTGGATGTAATCCCATTACGAATTCCAATTTCAACGAACACGTCAGGGAATTTTCTTTGAAGGAGGATGAAATT AACTCCACAAATGTTAAGACGCTACTTAAAGATGGGATTGGAAGAAACACTAATTTCGGTCCTGCTCATAATCTCGTAAGATTCAAG GACTCGCCGGATAATGAAGTATCAAGTTCAGATTATAGTAGAGGGTTTCCCCACGAACATCAAG GTTACAGAAGCCGTGATTACGAAGAAATTCCCTACTACGGCTATGAGCACGAATATCACTTACCGTCATATGATCATTCGTTCCACCATGGCTTGGACCATCATCATGTGCATGAACCGCATCATTTAGAGCACCACAGGCATTACAATCAC gCATTAGCAGCGAAGGCGGTGCTATGGCCCATAGCTGGTATCGCTCTTTTAGGAGCTGCAGCGGCACTAGTATCAAACCCTATTCTACTTCAACTAGGAGTTGCTACTGGGAAACGAAGAAAACGTGAAACCGAAGAAATAACTGGTCCAGATTTAGTTCTACCATGGTCAGAAGACGACACGCAAAGTAAAGccgaaagaaaaaacaaatgttacgATTTGATGcaactattaaataacaaaaacaaacttttatcaAATAAGAGACGTTCTACGTTTGACGACAACACAAAATCGATGAGTAATGAACAAAttgacaaaaattatatcaaaatacagACAGAAAATACagatgattaa
- the LOC119833000 gene encoding uncharacterized protein LOC119833000, whose amino-acid sequence MLGFRFALLCVGFLAVAFNNLEAVSQADKMKIYAAMLPSIQECSKDYGVSEEDLKKAKEAGNVDGLNQCLLACVFKKAGVINDAGLFDVEKAKEHIQKYLSDSSDQAKAQEIVGKCVSVNDKPVGDSDGCERSKMLFDCMIPFRKEFEPSR is encoded by the exons atgttgggATTCCGTTTTGCCTTGTTGTGCGTTGGATTTTTGGCGGTGGCTTTCAATAATTTGGAA GCCGTGAGCCAAGCGGATAAAATGAAGATCTATGCTGCAATGTTACCCTCGATCCAAGAGTGTAGCAAGGACTACGGTGTTAGCGAAGAAGATCTTAAGAAGGCCAAGGAAGCCGGCAATGTTGACGGTCTGAACCAGTGTCTGTTGGCTTGTGTCTTCAAAAAGGCTGGAGTG ATAAACGATGCTGGATTATTTGACGTAGAAAAAGCTAAAGAACACATCCAGAAATATTTATCAGACTCTAGTGATCAAGCTAAGGCCCAGGAAATCGTAGGAAAATGTGTTTCAG tgAACGACAAGCCCGTTGGTGACAGTGATGGATGTGAACGATCCAAGATGTTGTTCGACTGCATGATCCCTTTCAGGAAGGAG TTTGAACCTTCCCGTTAA
- the LOC119833001 gene encoding general odorant-binding protein 72-like, whose protein sequence is MTREQLKKTMTVMKNQCMPKHKVTNDKVGQIEQGVFIEDHDVMCYISCVYKAALVVKNERLDKALISKQIDILYPKELRATVKSGVQSCCAVQDKYEDGCEGIFHATKCLYEYDPPSFVFP, encoded by the exons atgACAAGAGAACAGTTGAAAAAGACGATGACTGTTATGAAGAATCAGTGTATGCCGAAACACAAGGTTACAAATg acaaaGTTGGGCAAATCGAGCAAGGAGTATTTATCGAAGATCACGATGTTATGTGCTACATATCATGTGTCTATAAAGCTGCTTTAGTG GTAAAAAACGAAAGACTCGATAAAGCTCTTATATCGAAACAAATAGACATTCTTTATCCAAAAGAACTCAGAGCTACAGTTAAAAGTGGAGTTCAGAGCTGTTGTGCAGTtc AGGACAAGTACGAGGATGGTTGTGAAGGAATTTTCCATGCCACTAAATGCTTATACGAATACGATCCACCGAGCTTTGTTTTTCCATAA
- the LOC119833050 gene encoding uncharacterized protein LOC119833050 — protein MLVSVLFFVVSLSVSVQSYDDKLDELKQQYLQMIMDCSADTPLTETDIEQLKNKQMPDKESIKCLFACAYTKAGIMSEDGYLSVEGTNNLAQTYLENEPDRLKKAIQLTEACKFVNDENIDGNKACERAALIFKCTVDKAVEAMTDEEAKADFAKAIMGCAKDAAVDMSDIMSLASLVVPTDSKVKCVLACAYRKKGSLNAQGMYDIDGAYALADTMLKGDEARIKKGKEFADACASVNDETVSDGEKGCDRAALMFKCAVKNAAKVCVVCLWIQIITSQPTISSNAPL, from the exons ATGTTGGTTTCGGtgcttttttttgttgtatcgTTAAGTGTTTCTGTGCag agcTATGATGACAAACTGGATGAgctaaaacaacaatatttacaaatgataatGGATTGTTCTGCAGACACACCTTTGACCGAAACCGATattgaacaattaaaaaacaaacaaatgccAGACAAGGAATCGATTAAATGTCTCTTTGCGTGTGCTTACACTAAAGCAGGCATT ATGAGTGAAGATGGATATCTTTCTGTTGAAGGAACAAACAATCTAGCTCAAACATACTTAGAAAATGAGCCCGACAGGTTAAAGAAAGCAATACAGCTTACTGAGGCTTGTAAGTTTG TAAATGACGAAAATATAGATGGAAATAAAGCATGCGAGAGAGCtgctttaattttcaaatgcaCCGTTGATAAAGCTGTTGAG GCGATGACAGATGAAGAAGCCAAAGCCGATTTTGCGAAGGCGATAATGGGTTGTGCTAAAGACGCAGCCGTGGATATGAGTGATATTATGTCTTTAGCTTCTCTGGTTGTACCGACCGATTCTAAAGTTAAATGCGTTCTCGCCTGCGCTTACAGGAAGAAAGGATcg CTGAATGCTCAAGGCATGTACGATATCGACGGGGCATATGCGCTGGCTGATACCATGCTAAAAGGTGACGAAGCACGTATAAAGAAAGGGAAGGAATTCGCCGATGCTTGCGCCTCtg tGAACGATGAGACTGTGAGTGACGGCGAAAAGGGGTGCGATAGAGCTGCGTTGATGTTCAAATGCGCTGTTAAAAATGCTGCTAAGGTTTGTGTTGTAtgct TATGGATTCAAATTATAACCAGCCAACCCACCATATCCAGTAATGCTCcactatga